The nucleotide sequence TGGTAAGCTGGCATACTCCTCTTGATTACACACACTTAATATCTGTTGTCGCTCATGTGCTTCGAGTTTATTTGCCGGTTCTGGTCGAGCCGCTATTGGTCTTAAATCGGCTTGCACTTGGCCTGCTCGATACCAACGTCGATAAGTGCGTTTACTGAGTCCAGTTTCAGCACAAGCCTTGTAAAGGCGAGCACCATTGGTATACGCCTCTTGAATTAAGGCAATCAATTCTATGCGCTCAGGCAAGGGAGTTAGCTCTCCTCGCTGTCGTCCCCCCAGAGCGCATTGAGCTTTTTTCTGAGCACCAGTAACGCTGCAGCTTCAGCCAGGGCTTTCTCCTTGTAGCGCAATTCTCGTTGCAATGATTTGATTTCGGCTCTGTCAGCCTTGGCCTGCTGTTTAATGGTTTTGGTTTGTACTTCTGAGGTTTGAAAACCAGCTAAACAATCCTGTTTCCACTGCTGTACTTGTTCGCGGAACAAGCCTTTTTCACGGCAATACTGACTTAACTCGGCTTCCGATAGCGGGGCTGTTTCAATGAGTACCGCAAACTTAGCTTCAGCTGACCAGTCATCAGTTGTTAATGTTTTACCTGGCACGGGGCGACCTTCTTTTCTGACAATATCTCGCCAATGATACAAGGTTTGCACCGCAATGCCTTCTTCCCGAGCAACCTCTGCGACCGTTAAATTGTGAGGCGGTAATAATTTTTTAAGGATCGCCTCTTTACGCTCTGGTGAATACCGAGCCATATCGTTCTCTTTTGCCGCACCCTGTCTTTAAAAATAATGATTATTTAAGGGTGACAACAATCCTGACACAGGGGGGGATCAACTGCCGTCGATTTAATTGTAACCATCCCTTATATAGATCATATTTTAAGAGAGTTTTCCTCATTTAATCGCTCATACATCTTGGGCGGTAGATCGTTCAGTGATTCATGTGGCCGATCATAATTATATTCTTCAAGCCAACTATCTGTGATTTCCCTAACTTCAGTCAAGCTATTGAACAAATAGCAGTCTAATACTTCATTTCGATAAGTCCGGTTAAATCGTTCAATAAATGCATTTTGAGTTGGCTTACCAGGCTTAATAAAGTCTAACTTGATACCGTGTTGTTCGGCCCACATCTCAAGTGCATGTGAGATAAACTCTGGCCCATTATCTTGTCTTAAGCGCTTTGGGTAACCACGATAGGCTGCGATTCTATCCAGCACTCGTATGACCCGTTGCGCTGGTAAGCTTAAGTCCACTTCTATCGCTAAAGCTTCACGATGGTAGTCATCAATCACATTAAAAGTTCTGAACGACTTTCCTGAAAACAAGTTATCGCTCATAAAATCCATTGACCAGCATTCATTTGCCTTTACAGGAACGGCTAGTGGCTCTGGCTCACGTGAGGGTAAACGTTTTTTGCCTTTACGTCGTAAGTTAAGTTTTAAACCACAATAAACGCGATACACACGTTTATGATTCCATTTATGACCAAGTAAGCGTAACCGTTTAAATATCTTTCGAAAACCATAAGCCCTATG is from Shewanella sp. SNU WT4 and encodes:
- a CDS encoding IS3 family transposase (programmed frameshift); the protein is MKKTRFTESQIINILKEGESGALTVPELCRKHNVGQSTYYKWKSKYGGMQASDLTRMRELEAENTKLKKMFADVSLQNMALKDIVEKKPIKPAERKVLAHYAINEFGLGVVLACDALSISRCTFYYQLKRIDDNDIIEAVSGIAEKHRAYGFRKIFKRLRLLGHKWNHKRVYRVYCGLKLNLRRKGKKRLPSREPEPLAVPVKANECWSMDFMSDNLFSGKSFRTFNVIDDYHREALAIEVDLSLPAQRVIRVLDRIAAYRGYPKRLRQDNGPEFISHALEMWAEQHGIKLDFIKPGKPTQNAFIERFNRTYRNEVLDCYLFNSLTEVREITDSWLEEYNYDRPHESLNDLPPKMYERLNEENSLKI